Proteins encoded by one window of Microplitis demolitor isolate Queensland-Clemson2020A chromosome 6, iyMicDemo2.1a, whole genome shotgun sequence:
- the LOC103575579 gene encoding putative uncharacterized protein DDB_G0277255, whose protein sequence is MVTTTTIRGFITSPRISFSAVTSPATSSRLGTIREADRVHTGTTGDNDDNINNSIGTGNSHQYQQQSTEPPTSSAGDVDQRQPHLFPQIVINTPPNMATLHAPRTFSPAVTTHPPLNTSVTDTCNSNISSQPINNNNNSITTTNNNLVNNTVNLSITSNSFTTDGSRADTPNSASNGGNGNNNNNNFSIFNSSRHTAAAESDSGVNYRGCNNNNNNNNNNSYISRGNTNDVTVANSSSSNNNNNDNDKLNNVVRHNKWTQVTGGRGGRNGGRNTFNNNSRVTTNSPVLHTSNIFNSLNHDDSEDVSQGLDPCPGGRLGVPRDTSGHILQRDTNVSLRDHITSKTLLCQTPSVKPQ, encoded by the exons ATGGTTACGACCACTACGATACGGGGCTTCATCACTTCGCCTCGTATATCATTCAGCGCAGTGACATCACCAGCTACGTCGAGCAGACTGGGTACGATCAGAGAGGCCGATAGGGTGCACACAGGGACTACGGGAGATAACGAcgataatattaacaattcaaTAGGCACGGGGAACAGCCACCAATATCAGCAGCAGTCCACGGAGCCTCCAACGTCATCGGCGGGCGATGTGGACCAGCGTCAGCCGCATCTGTTCCCCCAAATTGTAATCAATACACCCCCAAACATGGCTACGCTTCACGCCCCTAGGACTTTCAGCCCTGCTGTCACCACTCACCCACCACTCAACACCAGTGTTACTGATACGTGCAATAGCAATATTTCTAGTCAAccaattaacaataataataatagtatcacaacaacaaataataatctagTCAATAATACAGTAAACCTATCCATTACAAGCAATAGTTTCACGACTGATGGCAGCAGGGCAGATACTCCTAATAGCGCGAGCAATGGCGGCAAtggcaacaataataacaataattttagtatttttaattctagtCGACACACTGCTGCTGCCGAGAGCGACAGTGGCGTCAATTACCGTGgctgcaataataataataataacaataacaacaattcTTACATCAG TCGCGGTAATACTAATGACGTCACTGTCGCGAACAGTAGCagcagtaataataataataatgacaatgacAAATTAAACAATGTGGTTAGACACAATAAATGGACGCAAGTTACAGGCGGTCGCGGCGGTCGCAATGGTGGACGCAACacatttaacaataatagtagaGTCACCACCAATAGCCCAGTTTTACATACCTctaacatttttaattctttaaaccATGACGACAGTGAAGATGTAAGCCAAGGGTTAGATCCGTGTCCGGGCGGTCGTTTGGGTGTCCCGCGTGACACTTCGGGCCACATACTCCAGCGCGACACAAATGTATCTTTGCGCGACCACATAACTTCCAAAACCCTCCTTTGCCAAACTCCCAGCGTGAAACCACAATAA